The Dyella caseinilytica genome has a window encoding:
- the hflK gene encoding FtsH protease activity modulator HflK translates to MAWNEPGNGQRDPWNKNKRSAGGKSGLEATLKDLSKRFGKLGGPGGLFTIVGVFILAWLLMTSYTVIGPGQVGVVQRFGAYARTVGPGFHLKLPLPVETVQPVATSRVRAMSDQIRMLTRDEDIVAVDFNVQYQVTDPQKYLFNARDPDGTLNEAAQAAVSAVIGAQQMDDILTSQGDGNAPAPALTALQQQVRDQLQHTLDAYDCGLRVTDVSFQAITPPQEVKDAFDDVNAARQDRQGMIDQAHANTSQEVPLANGDAKRLAAEADAYKSERVARAQGDAERFNLILKEYKAAPDVTRRRLWLETMEDILHASNKVIDGSDGRSVINITNDHADSQPATNLPGVGTVAQPANALGDDADKGKQP, encoded by the coding sequence ATGGCCTGGAACGAACCCGGTAACGGGCAACGCGACCCATGGAACAAGAACAAGCGTAGCGCCGGTGGCAAATCGGGCCTTGAGGCTACCCTCAAGGATCTTTCCAAGCGCTTTGGCAAACTTGGTGGTCCGGGTGGCCTGTTCACCATCGTGGGCGTGTTCATCCTGGCCTGGCTGCTGATGACCAGCTATACCGTGATCGGCCCCGGCCAGGTCGGCGTGGTGCAGCGCTTCGGCGCCTATGCGCGCACGGTCGGTCCCGGCTTCCATCTCAAGCTCCCGCTGCCGGTCGAGACCGTGCAACCGGTGGCGACCTCGCGCGTACGCGCCATGTCCGACCAGATCCGCATGCTGACCCGCGACGAGGACATCGTGGCGGTCGATTTCAATGTGCAGTATCAGGTCACCGATCCGCAGAAATACCTGTTCAATGCTCGCGATCCGGACGGCACGCTCAACGAAGCCGCACAAGCCGCAGTAAGCGCGGTGATCGGCGCGCAGCAAATGGACGACATCCTCACCAGCCAGGGTGACGGCAATGCGCCGGCACCTGCGTTGACCGCCTTGCAGCAGCAAGTGCGTGATCAGTTGCAGCACACACTGGATGCCTATGACTGCGGTTTGCGCGTCACTGACGTAAGTTTCCAGGCCATCACGCCGCCGCAGGAAGTGAAAGACGCTTTCGACGATGTGAATGCGGCGCGCCAGGATCGTCAGGGCATGATCGATCAGGCACATGCCAACACCAGCCAGGAAGTGCCGCTCGCCAACGGCGATGCCAAGCGCTTGGCTGCGGAAGCCGACGCCTACAAATCCGAACGCGTTGCGCGTGCGCAAGGTGATGCCGAGCGCTTCAACCTGATCCTCAAGGAATACAAGGCCGCGCCGGACGTCACCCGCCGCCGCCTGTGGCTGGAGACCATGGAAGACATCCTGCACGCCAGCAACAAGGTGATCGACGGTTCCGATGGCCGCAGCGTCATCAACATCACCAACGATCATGCCGACAGCCAGCCCGCCACCAATCTGCCGGGCGTGGGTACCGTAGCGCAGCCGGCCAATGCCTTGGGCGACGATGCCGACAAGGGGAAGCAGCCATGA
- a CDS encoding DUF2065 domain-containing protein, which translates to MPREFYAALCLVLVIEGLVLFAVPHGWQAMMREALKLDPRTLRLFGALAIGLGLVTLHWIH; encoded by the coding sequence ATGCCACGCGAATTTTACGCCGCGCTATGTCTGGTGCTGGTGATCGAGGGCCTTGTGCTATTCGCCGTACCGCATGGCTGGCAGGCGATGATGCGCGAGGCTTTGAAACTGGATCCACGCACCTTGCGCCTGTTTGGCGCGTTGGCGATCGGCTTAGGTCTGGTCACCTTGCACTGGATTCACTGA
- the hflX gene encoding ribosome rescue GTPase HflX has protein sequence MFDRQKKGERAVLVLPHSRGGSDAAERAEEFVELVKSAGAEVLATIPARIDVPNPRYYIGTGKAEEVAEAVRALGADLVLVDHLLSPVQERNLEKLLSARVVDRAGLILDIFAQRARSHEGKMEVELAQLKHLATRLVRGWTHLDAQRGGAIGNRGPGETQLETDRRLLAERVKMLTKRLEKVQTQRNQQRRARLRNTVPRVALVGYTNAGKSTLFNTLTEGEVYAADQLFATLDPTVRKLENLSCGPAVLADTVGFIRELPHDLVAAFRGTLAEARDADLLLHVSDAADEERERLHQVVDQVLEEIDAGDMPQLHVMNKIDLTGGEPRIVRDAEGVPQQVWLSAHSGEGLDLLRQALGELLGGERVQSELRLPLSAGRLHAKLRAAGAIAEEAIDEEGWRLRIDAPRSVLAPMAGGQGAEIELLRGLLGSPDPAI, from the coding sequence CTGTTCGATAGACAAAAGAAAGGCGAACGTGCCGTACTCGTCCTGCCACATTCCCGTGGCGGGAGCGATGCGGCCGAACGGGCGGAAGAATTCGTCGAGCTGGTGAAATCAGCCGGCGCCGAAGTGCTGGCTACGATTCCCGCACGTATCGACGTGCCCAATCCCCGTTATTACATCGGCACCGGTAAAGCCGAAGAAGTGGCCGAGGCCGTACGTGCCCTGGGCGCTGACTTGGTCCTGGTCGATCATCTGCTGTCGCCGGTGCAGGAGCGTAATCTGGAGAAGCTGCTCAGCGCCCGGGTGGTCGACCGTGCCGGGTTGATCCTGGACATCTTCGCCCAGCGCGCCCGCTCCCACGAAGGCAAGATGGAAGTCGAGCTGGCCCAGCTCAAACACCTGGCTACTCGCCTGGTACGAGGCTGGACTCACCTTGATGCACAGCGTGGCGGTGCCATCGGCAACCGTGGCCCGGGTGAAACCCAGCTGGAAACCGATCGTCGCCTGCTGGCTGAGCGCGTGAAGATGCTCACCAAGCGGCTGGAGAAGGTGCAGACCCAGCGCAATCAGCAGCGTCGCGCCCGCTTGCGCAACACCGTGCCACGCGTGGCGTTGGTGGGCTACACCAATGCCGGCAAATCCACACTGTTCAACACGCTTACGGAAGGCGAGGTCTACGCGGCGGACCAACTGTTCGCCACGCTCGATCCCACCGTGCGCAAGCTGGAAAACCTGAGCTGCGGACCAGCCGTGTTGGCCGATACCGTCGGCTTCATCCGCGAACTTCCGCATGATCTGGTCGCCGCCTTCCGCGGCACCCTGGCGGAGGCTCGCGACGCCGATCTTCTGTTGCACGTGAGCGATGCCGCCGACGAAGAACGCGAGCGCCTGCATCAAGTGGTCGATCAGGTGCTGGAAGAAATCGACGCCGGCGATATGCCGCAGTTGCACGTGATGAACAAAATCGACCTCACCGGCGGTGAGCCACGCATCGTGCGCGATGCTGAAGGCGTGCCGCAGCAGGTGTGGCTGTCCGCGCATAGCGGCGAAGGTCTGGACTTGCTGCGACAGGCGCTGGGCGAATTGCTCGGCGGTGAGCGGGTGCAATCCGAACTGCGCCTGCCGCTGTCTGCCGGCCGGCTGCACGCCAAACTTCGCGCTGCAGGTGCGATTGCCGAAGAAGCCATCGATGAGGAGGGCTGGCGTCTGCGCATCGATGCCCCCCGCAGCGTGCTGGCGCCGATGGCTGGCGGGCAGGGTGCAGAGATCGAGTTGTTGCGAGGGCTCCTGGGCAGCCCGGATCCAGCTATCTAA
- the hfq gene encoding RNA chaperone Hfq, protein MSKGQSLQDPFLNALRRERVPVAIYLVNGIKLQGTIESFDQFVVLLRNQVSQMVYKHAISTVVPSRNVRVGNGHEGHDGNESHLEHVSAESEG, encoded by the coding sequence ATGTCAAAAGGGCAATCCTTGCAAGATCCGTTTCTAAATGCATTGCGCCGTGAGCGCGTACCGGTCGCCATCTACCTGGTGAATGGCATTAAGCTGCAGGGCACGATCGAATCCTTCGATCAGTTCGTGGTGCTGCTGCGTAATCAGGTGAGCCAGATGGTCTACAAACATGCCATCTCCACCGTGGTGCCCAGTCGCAACGTCCGCGTCGGCAATGGCCATGAGGGCCATGACGGCAACGAAAGCCACCTCGAGCACGTGTCGGCAGAAAGCGAAGGTTGA
- a CDS encoding DUF748 domain-containing protein — MANRNASPKAVMDAGREHAVRLYRSRGLRITALVLVIFLALLGLFGFFIAPGIIKSQLEKQLSAQLDRPVSIGAIHVNPYTLRVAVDKLHIGERDGTSPFVDIDNLVVNASWGSVFRMAPVLDELSVVHPQIHITRTGPQQFNFTDIVQKFASKPAAPNAPPARFAVSNISVHNGDITLDDKVLNATHRVDQLEIGIPFLANLPHDTDIFVQPLLAMQVDGSPLRIQGQTKPFANSHESVISFTLDHLDLAKYLGYVPEPLPANIPSGLLTGKLDLHFIDTQPNQQLLLQGQLQVDNFAMTTHDNAPMLELGHGTATMDDVQPLLSRYHLGTIQLDQAKLHYTKLPGGKTNFDALLGKDKPPAPPGTPPTDALIGTLALQNSVLDYADRSGPTPAQLTLDNLHGSIRNLSTVSAQPSTIDLSSGLAGGNLHATGNLFMSTSRFNGEISANSAGVQPLLAMAPPMLNAEIASGTLDADMHLLVDWSKTLTLTMDNSKLAANNVALEQRGRKPVAWQALNVDINHLDLDNSVAQLGNVTVQGLKIDARRLKNGSVDLTNLMKSSPSHGKQAASPSWHWNIAHLSIDGSTFALTDPSLPGKDGRIEVKADKFGLDSLSDNMHKPIKLDLAGSIGSGKFHVDGNVKPEPADADLRIQATRLNVAPFASLVNVPLNVRLDSALLSANGRARYRDRKPSPLISYQGRMVLGRVRVLDKVTNDNFLSWNSLAASGMKVRMGEGAPQVDIGGLALNDFYARVIINANGRINVQDVVSNPAQAPVSVTRAENGPAPPAPTNTSPPAATTAPAVSSSAALASASSVAAPPAQIHIGQITLANGNLNYTDNFIKPNYTANITQLAGKIGAFGTDTSTTPADVTLQGSLDNNSPVDINGTINPLTPVAFLDIKANANDVELTHLTPYSGKYAGYPIIKGRLTMDVHYQLDQGKLNADNHIVLKQLTFGDRLEGPGISHLPVKLAVALLKDSDGNIDIHVPVSGSLNDPKFSLGGVIWQAFVNLIKRAVTAPFRLLASAVGGGDQQDLGYVEFAPGSDVLDKEADDRLAKIVDILNKKSALKLDITGRTDPAFDENGLRTVMVDQMVQKEEADDIGTEAAKAAPVKPGTDDYNKYLAKAYKHADFKKPRDFIGMTKSQPPDVMIKLMETNVPVDQDALRHLAERRADAVRQYMHGKIDDGRVFVLAPKLDAKGIDDKGKTTRDDFGLH, encoded by the coding sequence ATGGCAAACCGGAACGCATCACCCAAGGCGGTCATGGACGCCGGGCGCGAACACGCAGTACGTCTCTATCGATCGCGCGGCTTGCGCATCACGGCACTGGTGCTGGTCATTTTCCTGGCCCTGCTTGGCCTATTTGGCTTCTTTATCGCGCCGGGCATCATCAAGAGCCAGTTGGAGAAACAACTCAGCGCTCAACTGGATCGCCCGGTAAGCATCGGCGCGATTCACGTCAATCCCTACACCTTGCGCGTAGCGGTGGACAAGCTGCACATCGGCGAGCGCGACGGCACTTCACCTTTCGTTGACATTGACAATCTGGTGGTCAATGCCTCCTGGGGCTCGGTGTTCCGCATGGCGCCGGTGCTGGACGAACTGTCGGTGGTGCATCCGCAGATCCATATCACGCGCACCGGGCCGCAGCAGTTCAATTTCACCGACATCGTGCAGAAGTTTGCTTCCAAGCCGGCTGCGCCGAATGCACCGCCCGCCCGCTTTGCGGTTTCCAACATCAGCGTGCATAACGGCGATATCACGCTTGACGATAAGGTGCTGAACGCCACGCATCGCGTCGACCAGCTGGAAATCGGCATTCCGTTCCTGGCCAATCTGCCGCATGACACTGACATCTTTGTGCAGCCGCTGCTGGCCATGCAGGTCGATGGCAGTCCACTGCGTATTCAGGGCCAGACCAAACCTTTTGCGAACAGCCACGAATCGGTGATCAGCTTCACGCTGGATCATCTGGATCTAGCCAAGTACCTGGGTTATGTCCCCGAGCCCTTACCTGCGAATATTCCCAGCGGTTTGTTGACCGGCAAACTCGATCTGCACTTCATCGACACCCAACCCAACCAGCAATTGCTGTTGCAAGGTCAATTGCAGGTCGACAACTTCGCGATGACCACGCACGACAACGCGCCGATGCTCGAGCTTGGCCACGGCACGGCGACGATGGACGATGTGCAGCCGCTACTGTCGCGCTATCACCTTGGCACCATCCAGCTCGACCAGGCCAAGCTTCATTACACGAAACTACCCGGCGGCAAGACCAATTTCGACGCCCTGCTCGGCAAGGACAAGCCGCCGGCACCACCCGGCACGCCGCCGACCGATGCCTTGATCGGGACGCTGGCGTTGCAAAACAGCGTGCTCGACTACGCCGACCGCAGCGGCCCCACGCCTGCGCAACTCACGCTGGACAACCTGCACGGCAGCATCCGCAATTTGTCCACGGTATCGGCACAGCCAAGCACCATCGACCTGAGTTCTGGCCTTGCCGGCGGCAATCTGCACGCAACCGGCAATCTGTTCATGAGCACCAGTCGCTTCAATGGCGAAATCAGCGCGAACAGCGCAGGTGTACAGCCGCTGCTTGCGATGGCACCACCCATGCTGAATGCGGAAATCGCCAGCGGAACCCTCGACGCTGACATGCACCTATTGGTCGACTGGAGCAAGACGCTCACGCTGACCATGGACAACAGCAAGCTCGCGGCCAACAACGTGGCACTGGAGCAGCGCGGTCGCAAGCCGGTGGCCTGGCAGGCGCTCAACGTCGATATCAATCATCTCGACCTCGACAACAGCGTGGCGCAGTTGGGCAATGTCACCGTGCAAGGACTGAAGATCGATGCCCGCCGCCTTAAGAATGGCAGCGTCGATCTCACCAACCTGATGAAGTCCTCGCCATCGCATGGCAAGCAGGCAGCCTCGCCATCCTGGCACTGGAACATTGCGCACCTGAGCATCGATGGCAGCACCTTTGCGCTGACCGATCCCAGCCTGCCAGGCAAGGATGGACGCATCGAGGTAAAGGCCGATAAGTTCGGCCTGGACAGCCTGTCCGACAACATGCACAAGCCGATCAAGCTCGATCTGGCCGGCAGCATAGGTAGCGGCAAGTTTCACGTCGACGGCAATGTGAAGCCGGAGCCGGCGGATGCGGATCTGCGCATCCAGGCCACACGCCTGAACGTGGCGCCCTTTGCATCATTGGTGAACGTACCGTTGAACGTACGTCTCGACAGCGCATTGCTCAGCGCCAATGGCCGCGCCCGTTACCGGGATCGCAAGCCGTCGCCGCTGATCAGTTATCAGGGCCGCATGGTGCTTGGCCGCGTGCGTGTGTTGGACAAGGTCACCAACGACAACTTCCTGAGCTGGAACTCACTTGCCGCCAGCGGCATGAAAGTGCGCATGGGTGAAGGCGCGCCACAGGTGGATATCGGCGGCCTTGCGCTCAACGATTTCTACGCGCGCGTGATCATCAATGCCAACGGCCGCATCAATGTGCAGGATGTCGTGTCCAATCCTGCGCAAGCACCTGTATCGGTAACGCGCGCTGAAAACGGTCCGGCCCCGCCGGCTCCGACCAATACGTCGCCACCTGCGGCGACAACCGCTCCGGCGGTCAGTTCATCCGCGGCACTGGCTTCGGCCAGCAGCGTTGCAGCCCCGCCCGCGCAAATCCATATCGGACAAATCACGCTGGCGAACGGCAACCTCAATTACACCGATAACTTCATCAAGCCGAACTACACCGCCAACATTACCCAGCTCGCGGGCAAAATCGGCGCATTCGGCACCGATACCAGCACCACACCAGCGGACGTCACCTTGCAAGGTTCGCTGGACAACAACTCGCCCGTGGACATCAACGGCACGATCAATCCGCTGACGCCGGTCGCATTCCTGGACATCAAGGCCAACGCGAACGATGTCGAGCTGACACATCTGACGCCCTACTCCGGCAAATACGCCGGTTACCCCATCATCAAGGGGCGTCTGACCATGGATGTGCACTACCAGCTCGATCAGGGCAAGTTGAATGCCGACAACCACATCGTGCTCAAGCAACTCACCTTCGGCGACCGCCTGGAAGGCCCGGGTATCAGTCACTTGCCGGTGAAGCTGGCCGTGGCGCTATTGAAGGATTCCGACGGCAACATCGACATCCATGTGCCGGTGTCCGGCTCGCTCAATGATCCGAAGTTCAGCCTCGGCGGCGTGATCTGGCAGGCGTTCGTCAATCTCATCAAGCGCGCAGTGACCGCGCCATTCCGTTTACTCGCTTCGGCGGTGGGCGGCGGCGACCAGCAGGATCTGGGTTATGTGGAATTCGCGCCAGGTTCGGATGTGCTGGACAAGGAAGCCGATGACCGCCTGGCCAAGATTGTCGACATACTCAACAAAAAGTCTGCGCTGAAACTCGACATCACTGGCCGCACTGATCCGGCGTTTGACGAAAACGGCCTGCGCACCGTGATGGTCGACCAGATGGTGCAAAAAGAAGAAGCCGACGATATCGGTACCGAAGCAGCCAAGGCGGCTCCGGTGAAACCGGGTACCGACGACTACAACAAATACCTGGCCAAGGCGTACAAGCACGCTGACTTCAAGAAGCCGCGCGACTTCATCGGCATGACCAAATCGCAGCCGCCGGATGTGATGATCAAGTTGATGGAAACCAATGTGCCCGTGGACCAGGACGCGCTGCGCCATCTGGCCGAACGCCGCGCCGATGCGGTGCGGCAATACATGCACGGCAAGATCGATGACGGCCGCGTGTTCGTGCTGGCTCCCAAGCTCGATGCGAAAGGTATCGACGATAAGGGCAAGACGACACGGGATGATTTCGGCTTGCACTGA
- a CDS encoding adenylosuccinate synthase, whose amino-acid sequence MGKSVVILGAQWGDEGKGKIVDLLTERVGAVARFQGGHNAGHTLVIKGKKTVLHLIPSGILRDDALCLIGNGVVLSPAALKQEIEELEAQGVNVRPRLKISPATPLIMPYHIAVDKAREIASGAKAIGTTGRGIGPAYEDKVARRSVRVADLMYPHELPEKIKAAVEYHNFILTQWLKAEPVDYQKVLDDALAYGEFIRPMVDDVATILHDVRKEGGNILYEGAQGALLDIDHGTYPYVTSSNTTVGGALAGTGVGAGDIDYVLGICKAYATRVGGGPFPTELNDEMGERLRKVGNEFGASTGRPRRCGWIDLVALKRAVQINGINGLAITKLDVLDGLETIKVCIAYEYRGKRRELAPLDADGWAECKPVYLEFPGWEESTAGIRDWNKLPPAARAYLRAVEELSGCSLAIVATGADRDDTIVLDDPFA is encoded by the coding sequence ATGGGTAAGTCAGTCGTAATTCTTGGAGCACAGTGGGGCGACGAAGGCAAAGGCAAGATCGTCGACCTGTTGACCGAACGCGTAGGCGCCGTGGCGCGCTTCCAGGGCGGTCACAACGCCGGCCATACCCTTGTCATCAAGGGCAAGAAGACCGTGCTGCATCTGATTCCGTCCGGCATTCTGCGCGACGACGCGCTATGCCTGATCGGCAACGGCGTGGTGTTGTCGCCCGCCGCGCTCAAGCAGGAAATCGAAGAACTGGAAGCCCAGGGCGTCAATGTGCGTCCGCGCCTCAAGATCAGCCCGGCCACCCCGCTGATCATGCCGTACCACATCGCCGTGGATAAGGCCCGCGAAATCGCCTCCGGCGCCAAGGCCATCGGCACCACCGGCCGCGGCATCGGCCCGGCATATGAAGACAAGGTGGCCCGCCGCAGCGTGCGCGTTGCCGACCTGATGTACCCGCATGAGCTGCCGGAGAAGATCAAGGCCGCCGTCGAATACCACAACTTCATCCTCACCCAGTGGCTCAAGGCCGAGCCGGTCGACTACCAGAAGGTGCTTGATGACGCGCTGGCTTACGGCGAATTCATCCGCCCGATGGTCGACGATGTCGCCACCATCCTGCACGACGTACGCAAGGAAGGCGGCAACATCTTGTATGAAGGCGCGCAGGGCGCACTGCTCGATATCGATCACGGCACTTATCCCTACGTGACCTCCAGCAACACCACCGTTGGTGGCGCGTTGGCCGGTACCGGCGTGGGCGCGGGCGACATCGATTACGTGCTTGGCATCTGCAAGGCCTACGCAACTCGCGTCGGTGGCGGTCCGTTCCCCACAGAACTCAACGACGAAATGGGCGAGCGCCTGCGCAAGGTCGGCAACGAATTCGGCGCCAGCACCGGCCGTCCGCGCCGCTGTGGCTGGATCGACCTTGTTGCGTTGAAGCGCGCTGTGCAGATCAACGGTATCAACGGCCTGGCTATCACCAAGCTCGACGTGCTCGACGGCCTGGAGACCATCAAGGTCTGTATCGCTTACGAATACCGTGGCAAGCGCCGCGAACTCGCTCCGCTCGACGCCGACGGTTGGGCCGAGTGTAAGCCGGTCTATCTGGAATTCCCGGGTTGGGAAGAATCCACCGCCGGCATCCGCGACTGGAACAAGCTCCCGCCGGCCGCACGCGCCTATCTGCGTGCGGTGGAAGAACTGTCCGGTTGTAGCCTGGCCATCGTGGCTACCGGTGCAGATCGTGACGACACGATTGTGTTGGATGATCCGTTTGCCTGA
- the hflC gene encoding protease modulator HflC, giving the protein MKTTAAIIIVLALLLGFNSLYTVGEGQSALVLQFGKILRTDKQPGLHVKVPLLQQALTLDDRILSFDGQPERYATSDKQSVNVDFYVKWRIANPADYYRATGGDELQAGQRLSPIISNALRGIVDTRSLQQLIAGNPGDLTAGTVQQSNEQAQKTLGISVVDVRITGIEFPDDIKAAVYKRMQTERQQQAAAIRADGKQEAEAIKADADRQAQVIRANAESDADKAKGEGDAQAAQIYAQAYAQDPDFFAFYRSLDAYKKAFGDGKGTIILKPDSEFLRYFGNPAPAPARH; this is encoded by the coding sequence ATGAAGACCACTGCTGCCATCATCATCGTTCTGGCGCTGCTGCTCGGCTTCAACAGCCTTTACACCGTAGGCGAAGGGCAAAGCGCGCTGGTGCTGCAGTTCGGCAAGATCCTGCGCACCGACAAGCAGCCTGGCCTGCACGTGAAGGTGCCGTTGTTGCAACAGGCGCTGACCCTGGACGATCGCATCCTGTCGTTCGACGGGCAACCGGAGCGTTACGCCACGTCCGACAAACAGAGCGTCAACGTCGATTTCTACGTGAAATGGCGCATTGCCAATCCCGCTGATTACTACCGCGCGACGGGTGGTGACGAATTGCAGGCCGGCCAGCGCCTCAGTCCGATCATCAGCAACGCGCTGCGCGGCATCGTCGATACACGCAGTCTGCAGCAGCTGATTGCCGGCAACCCGGGCGACCTCACCGCCGGCACGGTGCAGCAATCCAACGAGCAAGCGCAGAAGACGCTGGGTATTTCGGTAGTGGACGTGCGCATTACCGGTATCGAATTCCCCGACGACATCAAGGCCGCGGTCTACAAGCGTATGCAGACCGAGCGTCAGCAACAGGCCGCGGCCATCCGCGCGGACGGTAAGCAGGAGGCCGAAGCCATCAAGGCCGATGCCGACCGCCAGGCGCAGGTGATCCGCGCTAATGCCGAAAGCGATGCCGACAAGGCGAAGGGCGAGGGCGACGCACAAGCCGCGCAGATCTACGCGCAGGCCTATGCGCAAGATCCGGATTTCTTCGCCTTCTATCGCAGCCTCGATGCTTACAAGAAGGCTTTTGGCGACGGCAAGGGCACCATCATCCTCAAGCCCGATTCCGAATTCCTGCGTTACTTCGGCAACCCGGCGCCTGCGCCGGCGCGGCATTAA
- the miaA gene encoding tRNA (adenosine(37)-N6)-dimethylallyltransferase MiaA, which translates to MPVDRRPLAIFLMGPTASGKTALACALSERFPLGLISVDSALVYRGLDIGSAKPDAATLARYPHELIDIRDPAQPYSAADFSADAQVAMQRLRDIGKVPLLVGGTGLYFRALQRGLSSLPEADPETRAQLAEEAAAIGWDGMHRRLAELDPPAAERIKPNDVQRIQRALEVITLTGQPLSAQQQGGRGQPFPWRVLKLALLPQERAPLHARIAHRFEAMLQQGLLDEVRALRQRGDLQPDLPAIRAVGYRQAWEHLDGAYGASELRDRGIFATRQLAKRQITWLRSELDARVLDPEKVGLLERSSEALDLFLRETEQSS; encoded by the coding sequence ATGCCTGTCGATCGCCGTCCGCTCGCCATATTCCTGATGGGCCCGACTGCATCGGGCAAGACTGCGCTCGCCTGTGCGCTGAGCGAACGTTTTCCACTCGGCTTGATCAGTGTCGATTCGGCGCTGGTGTATCGCGGTCTGGATATCGGTAGCGCCAAACCGGATGCTGCGACTTTGGCGCGCTATCCGCACGAGCTCATCGATATCCGCGATCCTGCCCAACCTTACTCCGCTGCCGACTTCAGCGCGGATGCGCAGGTGGCCATGCAGCGCTTGCGCGACATCGGAAAAGTACCTCTGCTGGTGGGTGGTACCGGCCTTTATTTCCGCGCCCTGCAACGCGGTCTGTCGAGCCTGCCGGAGGCCGATCCCGAAACGCGCGCCCAACTGGCTGAAGAAGCCGCTGCGATCGGGTGGGATGGAATGCATCGGCGGCTGGCCGAACTCGATCCGCCCGCGGCCGAACGCATCAAGCCCAACGATGTCCAGCGCATCCAGCGTGCCCTGGAGGTGATCACCCTGACCGGGCAGCCACTCAGCGCTCAGCAACAGGGTGGAAGGGGGCAGCCTTTCCCCTGGCGAGTGCTCAAGCTGGCCCTGCTGCCGCAGGAGCGAGCCCCACTGCACGCCCGTATCGCCCATCGTTTCGAGGCCATGCTTCAGCAGGGCCTGCTCGACGAGGTACGGGCCTTGCGTCAGCGGGGCGATCTGCAGCCCGATCTGCCAGCCATTCGCGCAGTGGGTTACCGCCAAGCCTGGGAACATCTGGATGGCGCCTACGGGGCCTCGGAACTGCGCGATCGGGGCATCTTCGCCACTCGCCAGCTTGCCAAGCGGCAGATCACCTGGCTGCGCAGCGAACTGGACGCCCGGGTGCTGGACCCGGAAAAAGTGGGGCTGCTGGAGCGCTCCAGCGAGGCGCTAGACCTGTTTCTGCGCGAAACTGAGCAATCCTCGTGA
- the tdh gene encoding L-threonine 3-dehydrogenase translates to MPQTMKALVKRHAEKGIWMEEVPVPEVGPNEVLIKLEKTAICGTDLHIYKWDEWSQRTIKPGLTIGHEFVGRIVEIGPGVTGYKIGDRVSAEGHIVCGHCRNCRAGRQHLCPNTVGIGVNRNGAFAEYMSMPASNLWPIPDQIPSELAAFFDPYGNAAHCALEFDMVGEDVLITGAGPIGIIAAGIAKHVGARNVVVTDVNDYRLKLAADMGATRVVNVANQSLKDVMKDLHMEGFDVGLEMSGNQRAFNDMLDCMYHGGRIALLGILPKGAGIDWDRVIFKGLTLQGIYGRRMYETWYKMTQMVLTGFPLQKVLTHQIHIDDFQKGFDLMDAGTCGKVVCSWH, encoded by the coding sequence ATGCCGCAAACGATGAAAGCCCTGGTCAAGCGCCACGCCGAGAAAGGTATCTGGATGGAAGAGGTGCCGGTACCGGAAGTCGGCCCGAACGAGGTGCTGATCAAACTCGAGAAGACCGCGATCTGCGGCACCGACCTGCACATCTACAAGTGGGACGAATGGTCCCAGCGCACCATCAAGCCCGGCCTCACCATCGGCCATGAATTCGTCGGCCGCATCGTGGAAATCGGCCCGGGCGTCACTGGCTACAAGATCGGTGACCGCGTATCGGCCGAAGGCCATATTGTTTGCGGCCACTGCCGCAACTGCCGCGCCGGCCGCCAGCATCTGTGCCCGAATACCGTGGGCATCGGCGTGAACCGCAATGGCGCGTTCGCCGAATACATGAGCATGCCGGCCTCCAACCTGTGGCCGATTCCGGATCAGATTCCCTCTGAACTGGCCGCGTTCTTCGATCCCTATGGCAACGCCGCGCACTGCGCGCTGGAGTTCGACATGGTCGGCGAGGACGTGCTGATCACCGGTGCCGGCCCCATCGGCATCATCGCCGCCGGCATCGCCAAGCACGTCGGCGCGCGCAACGTGGTGGTCACCGACGTCAACGACTATCGCCTCAAGCTCGCTGCCGATATGGGCGCGACACGCGTGGTGAACGTGGCGAACCAGTCGCTGAAAGACGTGATGAAAGACCTGCATATGGAAGGCTTCGACGTAGGTCTGGAAATGAGCGGCAACCAGCGCGCCTTCAACGACATGCTTGACTGCATGTATCACGGTGGCAGGATCGCGCTGCTGGGCATCCTGCCCAAGGGCGCCGGCATCGACTGGGACCGGGTGATCTTCAAGGGCCTTACCCTGCAAGGTATCTACGGTCGCCGCATGTACGAGACTTGGTACAAGATGACCCAGATGGTACTCACCGGCTTCCCGCTGCAGAAGGTGCTGACGCACCAGATCCACATCGACGACTTCCAGAAGGGTTTCGACCTGATGGACGCGGGCACCTGCGGCAAGGTCGTCTGTTCCTGGCATTGA